A single window of Sphaerodactylus townsendi isolate TG3544 linkage group LG03, MPM_Stown_v2.3, whole genome shotgun sequence DNA harbors:
- the SMARCC2 gene encoding SWI/SNF complex subunit SMARCC2 isoform X7 has translation MAVRKKDGGPNVKYYEASDTVSQFDSARVWLGKNYKKYIQAEPPTNKSLSSLVVQLLQFQEEVFGKHVSNAPLTKLPIKCFLDFKAGGALCHILAAAYKFKSDQGWRRFDFQNPSRMDRNVEMFMTIEKSLVQNNCLSRPNIYLHPDIDPKLQAKLKDIIKRHQGTVTEDKNNASHIVFPVPGSLEEDCTYTEEWVRPIMKRDKQVLLHWGYYPDSYDTWIAASEIEAPVEDAPTAEKPRKVHAKWILDTDTFNEWMNEEDYEVNDEKNPVSRRKKISAKTLTDEINSPDSDRRDKKGGNYKKRKRSPSPSPTPESKKKNAKKGPSTPYTKSKRGHREEEQEDLTKDMDEPSPVPNVEEVTLPKTVNTKKDSESAPVKGGTMTDLDEPEDESVETAGKDEEENNAGNKGEQTKNPDLHEDNVTEQTHHIIIPSYAAWFDYNSVHAIERRALPEFFNGKNKSKTPEIYLAYRNFMIDTYRLNPQEYLTSTACRRNLAGDVCAIMRVHAFLEQWGLINYQVDAESRPTPMGPLPTSHFHVLADTPSGLVPLQPKTPQSRQSDSDTKAGRKTKEIEDLVTETVKGKPEMQTTASQQMLNFPDKGKEKPPDMQNFGLRTDMYTKKNAPSKSKAAASATREWTEQETLLLLEALEMYKDDWNKVSEHVGSRTQDECILHFLRLPIEDPYLEDSEASLGPLAYQPIPFSQSGNPVMSTVAFLASVVDPRVASAAAKSALEEFSKMKEEVPTALVEAHVRKVEEAAKVTGKADPAFGLESSGIAGTTSDELERIGEGGERGAFRASTREVPSLDLAPCAVGTKKGAETQETRAGLASGLELTLNRLAQEESCTDENRAEPQPSEEKKEVKEPREGSLEEEVKEKLGEVPRKEEDKSKEADGEKEMDKNEGDPMADGDREKEPKDGQEEGPKDLSETDGERKTKVERDIGEGNLSTAAAAALAAAAVKAKHLAAVEERKIKSLVALLVETQMKKLEIKLRHFEELETIMDREREALEYQRQQLLADRQAFHMEQLKYAEMRARQQHFQQMHQQQQQQPPPPSLPTGSQSLPTSGAPLALAAHSMPASQTPVPATSSLGQPSSLAQTEQIGQPVAVQPQPAAAGAPQTGPSQTGQPSAGSHDQGPSLPPDPLAPSPSTATPVPPTQ, from the exons TATATCCAAGCAGAGCCACCCACCAATAAGTCATTGTCCAGCCTAGTGGTGCAACTGTTGCAGTTCCAAGAGGAAGTGTTTGGGAAACATGTCAGTAATGCGCCTCTCACAAAGTTACCG atcAAATGTTTCTTAGATTTCAAAGCTGGTGGTGCTCTCTGTCACATCCTAGCAGCAGCTTATAAATTCAAGAGTGACCAAGGATG GCGGCGTTTCGATTTCCAGAATCCATCACGGATGGATCGCAATGTGGAGATGTTCATGACCATTGAAAAATCATTAGTTCAG AACAATTGCCTCTCCCGGCCTAACATCTATTTGCATCCAGACATCGACCCTAAATTGCAGGCCAAACTGAAAGacatcatcaaaaggcaccag ggAACAGTAACAGAAGATAAGAATAATGCTTCCCATATTGTCTTTCCTGTTCCTGGTAGCCTCGAGGAAG atTGTACATATACAG AAGAATGGGTTCGGCCCATCATGAAGAGAGACAAACAGGTTCTTCTGCACTGGGGTTACTACCCTGACAG CTATGACACTTGGATTGCAGCAAGCGAAATCGAAGCTCCTGTGGAAGATGCTCCAACAGCTGAGAAACCCCGGAAG GTCCATGCCAAGTGGATCCTAGACACAGATACTTTCAACGAGTGGATGAATGAAGAAGACTATGAGGTGAACGATGAGAAGAACCCCGTCTCTCGTAGGAAGAAAATTTCTGCCAAGACACTCACAGATGAG ATTAATAGTCCTGACTCAGACCGACGAGACAAGAAGGGGGGAAACTATAAAAAAAGGAAacgttctccctccccttcacccaCTCCAGAATCCAAGAAGAAGAATGCCAAGAAAGG GCCTTCCACTCCTTATACCAAATCAAAGCGTGGACATCGGGAAGAGGAGCAAGAGGACCTCACAAAAGACATGGACGAGCCTTCTCCTGTCCCCAATGTTGAAGAAGTCACACTACCAAAAACAG TGAACACCAAGAAAGACTCCGAATCTGCTCCTGTGAAGGGTGGCACCATGACTGATTTGG ATGAACCAGAGGATGAGAGCGTGGAGACTGCAGGAAAG GATGAAGAAGAGAACAATGCTGGCAACAAAGGAGAGCAGACAAAGAATCCCGACCTTCATGAAGACAACGTGACAGAACAGACCCATCACATTATCATCCCCAGTTACGCAGCCTGGTTCGACTATAACAG TGTTCATGCCATTGAACGAAGAGCCCTTCCAGAGTTTTTCAACGGCAAAAACAAGTCCAAGACTCCTGAAAT CTACTTGGCATACCGCAATTTCATGATTGACACATACCGGCTCAATCCGCAGGAGTACCTAACCTCCACTGCCTGTCGCCGCAATCTGGCTGGAGATGTCTGTGCCATCATGAG GGTCCATGCCTTCCTAGAACAGTGGGGACTCATTAATTATCAAGTGGATGCTGAGAGCCGGCCAACACCAATGGGACCACTACCTACGTCTCATTTCCACGTTCTGGCTGACACTCCTTCAGGGTTGGTGCCACTGCAGCCTAAGACACCCCAG AGCCGTCAGAGCGACAGCGACACCAAGGCTGGTCGGAAAACCAAGGAGATTGAGGACCTTGTCACAGAGACGGTGAAAGGGAAACCTGAAATG cagaccacAGCTTCCCAGCAGATGTTGAACTTCCCGGACAAAGGCAAGGAGAAGCCACCAGACATGCAAAACTTTGGACTGCGCACTGACATGTACACCAAGAAGAATGCTCCCTCTAAG AGCAAAGCTGCTGCCAGTGCTACTCGTGAGTGGACAGAGCAGGAGACGCTGCTGCTGCTAGAG GCCTTGGAGATGTACAAGGATGACTGGAACAAGGTTTCCGAGCACGTTGGCAGCCGCACTCAGGACGAGTGCATTCTACACTTCCTGCGTCTCCCCATTGAGGACCCTTACCTGGAGGACTCAGAGGCCTCCCTTGGACCCTTAGCCTACCAGCCCATCCCCTTCAGCCAGTCAGGCAACCCTGTCATGAGCACGGTGGCATTCCTGGCTTCTGTCGTGGACCCTCGTGTAGCATCTGCAGCAGCCAAGTCGGCCCTAG AGGAGTTTTCCAAGATGAAGGAAGAGGTGCCTACAGCCTTGGTCGAAGCTCACGTCCGTAAGGTGGAGGAAGCCGCCAAAGTGACAGGCAAGGCAGACCCGGCATTTGGGCTGGAGAGCAGCGGAATTGCAGGGACCACATCCGATGAACTGGAGAGAATAGGTGAGGGGGGCGAGCGGGGCGCCTTCCGCGCTTCAACCCGTGAAGTGCCCTCGTTGGACCTCGCCCCGTGTGCGGTGGGGACTAAGAAGGGTGCCGAGACGCAAGAGACCAGAGCCGGCCTGGCTTCCGGCCTGGAGCTCACACTCAATCGCCTGGCTCAGG AAGAGAGCTGCACAGATGAGAATCGGGCAGAACCACAACCAtcagaggagaagaaagaggtgAAG GAGCCAAGAGAAGGATCCTTGGAGGAAGAAGTGAAAGAGAAACTCGGAGAAGTGCCTAGGAAAGAAGAGGATAAGAGCAAAGAGGCTGATGGAGAGAAGGAAATGGACAAGAACGAGGGGGATCCTATGG CTGATGGAGACAGGGAGAAAGAGCCCAAAGATGGCCAGGAAGAGGGACCCAAGGATCTTTCCGAGACTGATGGTGAACGGAAGACCAAGGTGGAGAGGGACATTGGTGAAGGTAACCTCTccactgcagcagctgctgctctggCTGCTGCAGCAGTAAAGGCAAAG CACTTGGCAGCAGTGGAAGAGCGTAAGATCAAGTCCCTGGTGGCCTTGCTGGTGGAGACACAGATGAAGAAACTTGAGATCAAGTTGAGGCACTTTGAGGAGCTGGAGACCATCATGGATCGGGAGCGTGAGGCA CTGGAGTACCAGAGACAGCAGCTCCTGGCTGACCGACAAGCCTTCCACATGGAGCAGCTCAAGTATGCAGAGATGCGCGCTCGTCAGCAGCATTTTCAACAAATgcatcagcagcagcaacagcagccgccGCCACCTTCTCTCCCCACTGGCTCACAGTCCCTCCCGACCTCGGGAGCTCCCCTGGCACTAGCTGCTCATTCCATGCCTGCCTCCCAGACACCTGTGCCAGCCACCAGCTCTTTAGGTCAGCCCAGCAGCCTGGCTCAGACAGAACAGATCGGGCAGCCAGTGGCGGTTCAGCCACAACCAGCAGCCGCTGGAGCACCACAAACAGGGCCCAGTCAAACTGGGCAGCCTTCTGCAGGTTCTCATG
- the SMARCC2 gene encoding SWI/SNF complex subunit SMARCC2 isoform X8 yields the protein MAVRKKDGGPNVKYYEASDTVSQFDSARVWLGKNYKKYIQAEPPTNKSLSSLVVQLLQFQEEVFGKHVSNAPLTKLPIKCFLDFKAGGALCHILAAAYKFKSDQGWRRFDFQNPSRMDRNVEMFMTIEKSLVQNNCLSRPNIYLHPDIDPKLQAKLKDIIKRHQGTVTEDKNNASHIVFPVPGSLEEDCTYTEEWVRPIMKRDKQVLLHWGYYPDSYDTWIAASEIEAPVEDAPTAEKPRKVHAKWILDTDTFNEWMNEEDYEVNDEKNPVSRRKKISAKTLTDEINSPDSDRRDKKGGNYKKRKRSPSPSPTPESKKKNAKKGPSTPYTKSKRGHREEEQEDLTKDMDEPSPVPNVEEVTLPKTVNTKKDSESAPVKGGTMTDLDEPEDESVETAGKDEEENNAGNKGEQTKNPDLHEDNVTEQTHHIIIPSYAAWFDYNSVHAIERRALPEFFNGKNKSKTPEIYLAYRNFMIDTYRLNPQEYLTSTACRRNLAGDVCAIMRVHAFLEQWGLINYQVDAESRPTPMGPLPTSHFHVLADTPSGLVPLQPKTPQSRQSDSDTKAGRKTKEIEDLVTETVKGKPEMQTTASQQMLNFPDKGKEKPPDMQNFGLRTDMYTKKNAPSKSKAAASATREWTEQETLLLLEALEMYKDDWNKVSEHVGSRTQDECILHFLRLPIEDPYLEDSEASLGPLAYQPIPFSQSGNPVMSTVAFLASVVDPRVASAAAKSALEEFSKMKEEVPTALVEAHVRKVEEAAKVTGKADPAFGLESSGIAGTTSDELERIEESCTDENRAEPQPSEEKKEVKEPREGSLEEEVKEKLGEVPRKEEDKSKEADGEKEMDKNEGDPMADGDREKEPKDGQEEGPKDLSETDGERKTKVERDIGEGNLSTAAAAALAAAAVKAKHLAAVEERKIKSLVALLVETQMKKLEIKLRHFEELETIMDREREALEYQRQQLLADRQAFHMEQLKYAEMRARQQHFQQMHQQQQQQPPPPSLPTGSQSLPTSGAPLALAAHSMPASQTPVPATSSLGQPSSLAQTEQIGQPVAVQPQPAAAGAPQTGPSQTGQPSAGSHAQPPFPSQQPSSQLLPGAVPASVLPAMADQGPSLPPDPLAPSPSTATPVPPTQ from the exons TATATCCAAGCAGAGCCACCCACCAATAAGTCATTGTCCAGCCTAGTGGTGCAACTGTTGCAGTTCCAAGAGGAAGTGTTTGGGAAACATGTCAGTAATGCGCCTCTCACAAAGTTACCG atcAAATGTTTCTTAGATTTCAAAGCTGGTGGTGCTCTCTGTCACATCCTAGCAGCAGCTTATAAATTCAAGAGTGACCAAGGATG GCGGCGTTTCGATTTCCAGAATCCATCACGGATGGATCGCAATGTGGAGATGTTCATGACCATTGAAAAATCATTAGTTCAG AACAATTGCCTCTCCCGGCCTAACATCTATTTGCATCCAGACATCGACCCTAAATTGCAGGCCAAACTGAAAGacatcatcaaaaggcaccag ggAACAGTAACAGAAGATAAGAATAATGCTTCCCATATTGTCTTTCCTGTTCCTGGTAGCCTCGAGGAAG atTGTACATATACAG AAGAATGGGTTCGGCCCATCATGAAGAGAGACAAACAGGTTCTTCTGCACTGGGGTTACTACCCTGACAG CTATGACACTTGGATTGCAGCAAGCGAAATCGAAGCTCCTGTGGAAGATGCTCCAACAGCTGAGAAACCCCGGAAG GTCCATGCCAAGTGGATCCTAGACACAGATACTTTCAACGAGTGGATGAATGAAGAAGACTATGAGGTGAACGATGAGAAGAACCCCGTCTCTCGTAGGAAGAAAATTTCTGCCAAGACACTCACAGATGAG ATTAATAGTCCTGACTCAGACCGACGAGACAAGAAGGGGGGAAACTATAAAAAAAGGAAacgttctccctccccttcacccaCTCCAGAATCCAAGAAGAAGAATGCCAAGAAAGG GCCTTCCACTCCTTATACCAAATCAAAGCGTGGACATCGGGAAGAGGAGCAAGAGGACCTCACAAAAGACATGGACGAGCCTTCTCCTGTCCCCAATGTTGAAGAAGTCACACTACCAAAAACAG TGAACACCAAGAAAGACTCCGAATCTGCTCCTGTGAAGGGTGGCACCATGACTGATTTGG ATGAACCAGAGGATGAGAGCGTGGAGACTGCAGGAAAG GATGAAGAAGAGAACAATGCTGGCAACAAAGGAGAGCAGACAAAGAATCCCGACCTTCATGAAGACAACGTGACAGAACAGACCCATCACATTATCATCCCCAGTTACGCAGCCTGGTTCGACTATAACAG TGTTCATGCCATTGAACGAAGAGCCCTTCCAGAGTTTTTCAACGGCAAAAACAAGTCCAAGACTCCTGAAAT CTACTTGGCATACCGCAATTTCATGATTGACACATACCGGCTCAATCCGCAGGAGTACCTAACCTCCACTGCCTGTCGCCGCAATCTGGCTGGAGATGTCTGTGCCATCATGAG GGTCCATGCCTTCCTAGAACAGTGGGGACTCATTAATTATCAAGTGGATGCTGAGAGCCGGCCAACACCAATGGGACCACTACCTACGTCTCATTTCCACGTTCTGGCTGACACTCCTTCAGGGTTGGTGCCACTGCAGCCTAAGACACCCCAG AGCCGTCAGAGCGACAGCGACACCAAGGCTGGTCGGAAAACCAAGGAGATTGAGGACCTTGTCACAGAGACGGTGAAAGGGAAACCTGAAATG cagaccacAGCTTCCCAGCAGATGTTGAACTTCCCGGACAAAGGCAAGGAGAAGCCACCAGACATGCAAAACTTTGGACTGCGCACTGACATGTACACCAAGAAGAATGCTCCCTCTAAG AGCAAAGCTGCTGCCAGTGCTACTCGTGAGTGGACAGAGCAGGAGACGCTGCTGCTGCTAGAG GCCTTGGAGATGTACAAGGATGACTGGAACAAGGTTTCCGAGCACGTTGGCAGCCGCACTCAGGACGAGTGCATTCTACACTTCCTGCGTCTCCCCATTGAGGACCCTTACCTGGAGGACTCAGAGGCCTCCCTTGGACCCTTAGCCTACCAGCCCATCCCCTTCAGCCAGTCAGGCAACCCTGTCATGAGCACGGTGGCATTCCTGGCTTCTGTCGTGGACCCTCGTGTAGCATCTGCAGCAGCCAAGTCGGCCCTAG AGGAGTTTTCCAAGATGAAGGAAGAGGTGCCTACAGCCTTGGTCGAAGCTCACGTCCGTAAGGTGGAGGAAGCCGCCAAAGTGACAGGCAAGGCAGACCCGGCATTTGGGCTGGAGAGCAGCGGAATTGCAGGGACCACATCCGATGAACTGGAGAGAATAG AAGAGAGCTGCACAGATGAGAATCGGGCAGAACCACAACCAtcagaggagaagaaagaggtgAAG GAGCCAAGAGAAGGATCCTTGGAGGAAGAAGTGAAAGAGAAACTCGGAGAAGTGCCTAGGAAAGAAGAGGATAAGAGCAAAGAGGCTGATGGAGAGAAGGAAATGGACAAGAACGAGGGGGATCCTATGG CTGATGGAGACAGGGAGAAAGAGCCCAAAGATGGCCAGGAAGAGGGACCCAAGGATCTTTCCGAGACTGATGGTGAACGGAAGACCAAGGTGGAGAGGGACATTGGTGAAGGTAACCTCTccactgcagcagctgctgctctggCTGCTGCAGCAGTAAAGGCAAAG CACTTGGCAGCAGTGGAAGAGCGTAAGATCAAGTCCCTGGTGGCCTTGCTGGTGGAGACACAGATGAAGAAACTTGAGATCAAGTTGAGGCACTTTGAGGAGCTGGAGACCATCATGGATCGGGAGCGTGAGGCA CTGGAGTACCAGAGACAGCAGCTCCTGGCTGACCGACAAGCCTTCCACATGGAGCAGCTCAAGTATGCAGAGATGCGCGCTCGTCAGCAGCATTTTCAACAAATgcatcagcagcagcaacagcagccgccGCCACCTTCTCTCCCCACTGGCTCACAGTCCCTCCCGACCTCGGGAGCTCCCCTGGCACTAGCTGCTCATTCCATGCCTGCCTCCCAGACACCTGTGCCAGCCACCAGCTCTTTAGGTCAGCCCAGCAGCCTGGCTCAGACAGAACAGATCGGGCAGCCAGTGGCGGTTCAGCCACAACCAGCAGCCGCTGGAGCACCACAAACAGGGCCCAGTCAAACTGGGCAGCCTTCTGCAGGTTCTCATG
- the SMARCC2 gene encoding SWI/SNF complex subunit SMARCC2 isoform X9: MAVRKKDGGPNVKYYEASDTVSQFDSARVWLGKNYKKYIQAEPPTNKSLSSLVVQLLQFQEEVFGKHVSNAPLTKLPIKCFLDFKAGGALCHILAAAYKFKSDQGWRRFDFQNPSRMDRNVEMFMTIEKSLVQNNCLSRPNIYLHPDIDPKLQAKLKDIIKRHQGTVTEDKNNASHIVFPVPGSLEEDCTYTEEWVRPIMKRDKQVLLHWGYYPDSYDTWIAASEIEAPVEDAPTAEKPRKVHAKWILDTDTFNEWMNEEDYEVNDEKNPVSRRKKISAKTLTDEINSPDSDRRDKKGGNYKKRKRSPSPSPTPESKKKNAKKGPSTPYTKSKRGHREEEQEDLTKDMDEPSPVPNVEEVTLPKTVNTKKDSESAPVKGGTMTDLDEPEDESVETAGKDEEENNAGNKGEQTKNPDLHEDNVTEQTHHIIIPSYAAWFDYNSVHAIERRALPEFFNGKNKSKTPEIYLAYRNFMIDTYRLNPQEYLTSTACRRNLAGDVCAIMRVHAFLEQWGLINYQVDAESRPTPMGPLPTSHFHVLADTPSGLVPLQPKTPQSRQSDSDTKAGRKTKEIEDLVTETVKGKPEMQTTASQQMLNFPDKGKEKPPDMQNFGLRTDMYTKKNAPSKSKAAASATREWTEQETLLLLEALEMYKDDWNKVSEHVGSRTQDECILHFLRLPIEDPYLEDSEASLGPLAYQPIPFSQSGNPVMSTVAFLASVVDPRVASAAAKSALEEFSKMKEEVPTALVEAHVRKVEEAAKVTGKADPAFGLESSGIAGTTSDELERIESCTDENRAEPQPSEEKKEVKEPREGSLEEEVKEKLGEVPRKEEDKSKEADGEKEMDKNEGDPMADGDREKEPKDGQEEGPKDLSETDGERKTKVERDIGEGNLSTAAAAALAAAAVKAKHLAAVEERKIKSLVALLVETQMKKLEIKLRHFEELETIMDREREALEYQRQQLLADRQAFHMEQLKYAEMRARQQHFQQMHQQQQQQPPPPSLPTGSQSLPTSGAPLALAAHSMPASQTPVPATSSLGQPSSLAQTEQIGQPVAVQPQPAAAGAPQTGPSQTGQPSAGSHAQPPFPSQQPSSQLLPGAVPASVLPAMADQGPSLPPDPLAPSPSTATPVPPTQ; encoded by the exons TATATCCAAGCAGAGCCACCCACCAATAAGTCATTGTCCAGCCTAGTGGTGCAACTGTTGCAGTTCCAAGAGGAAGTGTTTGGGAAACATGTCAGTAATGCGCCTCTCACAAAGTTACCG atcAAATGTTTCTTAGATTTCAAAGCTGGTGGTGCTCTCTGTCACATCCTAGCAGCAGCTTATAAATTCAAGAGTGACCAAGGATG GCGGCGTTTCGATTTCCAGAATCCATCACGGATGGATCGCAATGTGGAGATGTTCATGACCATTGAAAAATCATTAGTTCAG AACAATTGCCTCTCCCGGCCTAACATCTATTTGCATCCAGACATCGACCCTAAATTGCAGGCCAAACTGAAAGacatcatcaaaaggcaccag ggAACAGTAACAGAAGATAAGAATAATGCTTCCCATATTGTCTTTCCTGTTCCTGGTAGCCTCGAGGAAG atTGTACATATACAG AAGAATGGGTTCGGCCCATCATGAAGAGAGACAAACAGGTTCTTCTGCACTGGGGTTACTACCCTGACAG CTATGACACTTGGATTGCAGCAAGCGAAATCGAAGCTCCTGTGGAAGATGCTCCAACAGCTGAGAAACCCCGGAAG GTCCATGCCAAGTGGATCCTAGACACAGATACTTTCAACGAGTGGATGAATGAAGAAGACTATGAGGTGAACGATGAGAAGAACCCCGTCTCTCGTAGGAAGAAAATTTCTGCCAAGACACTCACAGATGAG ATTAATAGTCCTGACTCAGACCGACGAGACAAGAAGGGGGGAAACTATAAAAAAAGGAAacgttctccctccccttcacccaCTCCAGAATCCAAGAAGAAGAATGCCAAGAAAGG GCCTTCCACTCCTTATACCAAATCAAAGCGTGGACATCGGGAAGAGGAGCAAGAGGACCTCACAAAAGACATGGACGAGCCTTCTCCTGTCCCCAATGTTGAAGAAGTCACACTACCAAAAACAG TGAACACCAAGAAAGACTCCGAATCTGCTCCTGTGAAGGGTGGCACCATGACTGATTTGG ATGAACCAGAGGATGAGAGCGTGGAGACTGCAGGAAAG GATGAAGAAGAGAACAATGCTGGCAACAAAGGAGAGCAGACAAAGAATCCCGACCTTCATGAAGACAACGTGACAGAACAGACCCATCACATTATCATCCCCAGTTACGCAGCCTGGTTCGACTATAACAG TGTTCATGCCATTGAACGAAGAGCCCTTCCAGAGTTTTTCAACGGCAAAAACAAGTCCAAGACTCCTGAAAT CTACTTGGCATACCGCAATTTCATGATTGACACATACCGGCTCAATCCGCAGGAGTACCTAACCTCCACTGCCTGTCGCCGCAATCTGGCTGGAGATGTCTGTGCCATCATGAG GGTCCATGCCTTCCTAGAACAGTGGGGACTCATTAATTATCAAGTGGATGCTGAGAGCCGGCCAACACCAATGGGACCACTACCTACGTCTCATTTCCACGTTCTGGCTGACACTCCTTCAGGGTTGGTGCCACTGCAGCCTAAGACACCCCAG AGCCGTCAGAGCGACAGCGACACCAAGGCTGGTCGGAAAACCAAGGAGATTGAGGACCTTGTCACAGAGACGGTGAAAGGGAAACCTGAAATG cagaccacAGCTTCCCAGCAGATGTTGAACTTCCCGGACAAAGGCAAGGAGAAGCCACCAGACATGCAAAACTTTGGACTGCGCACTGACATGTACACCAAGAAGAATGCTCCCTCTAAG AGCAAAGCTGCTGCCAGTGCTACTCGTGAGTGGACAGAGCAGGAGACGCTGCTGCTGCTAGAG GCCTTGGAGATGTACAAGGATGACTGGAACAAGGTTTCCGAGCACGTTGGCAGCCGCACTCAGGACGAGTGCATTCTACACTTCCTGCGTCTCCCCATTGAGGACCCTTACCTGGAGGACTCAGAGGCCTCCCTTGGACCCTTAGCCTACCAGCCCATCCCCTTCAGCCAGTCAGGCAACCCTGTCATGAGCACGGTGGCATTCCTGGCTTCTGTCGTGGACCCTCGTGTAGCATCTGCAGCAGCCAAGTCGGCCCTAG AGGAGTTTTCCAAGATGAAGGAAGAGGTGCCTACAGCCTTGGTCGAAGCTCACGTCCGTAAGGTGGAGGAAGCCGCCAAAGTGACAGGCAAGGCAGACCCGGCATTTGGGCTGGAGAGCAGCGGAATTGCAGGGACCACATCCGATGAACTGGAGAGAATAG AGAGCTGCACAGATGAGAATCGGGCAGAACCACAACCAtcagaggagaagaaagaggtgAAG GAGCCAAGAGAAGGATCCTTGGAGGAAGAAGTGAAAGAGAAACTCGGAGAAGTGCCTAGGAAAGAAGAGGATAAGAGCAAAGAGGCTGATGGAGAGAAGGAAATGGACAAGAACGAGGGGGATCCTATGG CTGATGGAGACAGGGAGAAAGAGCCCAAAGATGGCCAGGAAGAGGGACCCAAGGATCTTTCCGAGACTGATGGTGAACGGAAGACCAAGGTGGAGAGGGACATTGGTGAAGGTAACCTCTccactgcagcagctgctgctctggCTGCTGCAGCAGTAAAGGCAAAG CACTTGGCAGCAGTGGAAGAGCGTAAGATCAAGTCCCTGGTGGCCTTGCTGGTGGAGACACAGATGAAGAAACTTGAGATCAAGTTGAGGCACTTTGAGGAGCTGGAGACCATCATGGATCGGGAGCGTGAGGCA CTGGAGTACCAGAGACAGCAGCTCCTGGCTGACCGACAAGCCTTCCACATGGAGCAGCTCAAGTATGCAGAGATGCGCGCTCGTCAGCAGCATTTTCAACAAATgcatcagcagcagcaacagcagccgccGCCACCTTCTCTCCCCACTGGCTCACAGTCCCTCCCGACCTCGGGAGCTCCCCTGGCACTAGCTGCTCATTCCATGCCTGCCTCCCAGACACCTGTGCCAGCCACCAGCTCTTTAGGTCAGCCCAGCAGCCTGGCTCAGACAGAACAGATCGGGCAGCCAGTGGCGGTTCAGCCACAACCAGCAGCCGCTGGAGCACCACAAACAGGGCCCAGTCAAACTGGGCAGCCTTCTGCAGGTTCTCATG